The nucleotide sequence AGATAGCTAAAAATTCCGAGTCGCTGACATGGAAAGCATAGTGATGGGACTCAAAGTCTTCAGTGTCAGCGAAATCTAGTGTTAAGGTGTCATTGACTTTTACGGCAGCAAAATGACCAATAGGGGATTCTACTAAGAGTCCAAAAATTTGAGCAAAGAACTCGGCTGATGCTTTCTTATCATGGGCGGGTACGATGGTGTGATCTAGAGTAATCGTCATATTATTTTCCTCATCAATGCAGCGAGAAAGTTAAGTAACGGTGCATAAAAACTTGTTTAGTCGCTTTGACTGTGTTTCTTCTATGTTAAATATTGCTCATTGATTCGGGCAACACCCAGAAGGGTTAGCTATGAGAAGGGTTTCCTTTCTGTTGTGCCTACCTGTGAAATCAAGTTCGAAGGAACCATAAACTCTCTTCTTCGCCTTTCTAAAATTGATCGTTCTGACAAGCATTTTTCAGTAAGTTCAAGCATATTTTTGACAAGTCTTTCTGAGTTAGCGATAAGAAAATTCTCGATTGTATGAAGTTATTTATAAGTTTACTCCAAGCATTTTTACGATTTTTACTTTAGGTTGATGCTTCTTTCTACAGTTACCTAACTCCTCCCTAATTCCTACATCTTGCCTCTAGCTTCATAAGGCTTATTGCCTGGGCATTAATAAGGAGAGCAAGCCGTGTTTTTCCCCCACATTTATAT is from Gloeothece verrucosa PCC 7822 and encodes:
- a CDS encoding VOC family protein, with product MTITLDHTIVPAHDKKASAEFFAQIFGLLVESPIGHFAAVKVNDTLTLDFADTEDFESHHYAFHVSDSEFLAIFARVKEAGLSYSSDPMHHNTGQINHRQGGRGFYFFDPNGHNLELLTRT